In one Fusobacterium perfoetens ATCC 29250 genomic region, the following are encoded:
- the lpxB gene encoding lipid-A-disaccharide synthase — translation MKIFVSTGEVSGDLHLSYLIKNILKEDNTIEFYGVVGENCKALGVKSLLDIKELAIIGFLEAIKKYKFLKKKAYEYLEFIEQNNIEKVILVDYGGFNLAFLKLLKERMPQVEVFYYIPPKLWIWGKKRIKTLRLADHIMVIFPWEVEFYKQYGINVIYYGNPFIEKYPLLNSENGNKILLLPGSRKQEVTSLLPEMLNLVEKNKEKEFILKLPDKKTFKWINRDLSIYKNLEIFQGNLEDAVKKSQVAIAASGTVTLELAIMGLPAIVVYKPSLLNLLIGRYLLKIKYISLPNLTENKEVYPELIGNQYNEKNILDKLQFIMSNREKYQIDIENIRKKLYGKDIIRSYSKYILEGKNEC, via the coding sequence ATGAAAATATTTGTTTCAACTGGAGAAGTTTCTGGAGATTTACATCTTTCTTATTTAATAAAAAATATTTTAAAAGAAGATAATACAATTGAATTTTATGGAGTAGTAGGAGAAAATTGTAAAGCTTTGGGAGTAAAATCCTTATTAGATATAAAAGAATTGGCTATAATAGGTTTTTTAGAAGCTATAAAAAAATATAAATTTTTAAAGAAAAAGGCTTATGAATATTTAGAGTTTATTGAACAAAATAATATAGAAAAAGTTATTTTAGTAGATTATGGTGGATTTAATTTAGCTTTTTTAAAACTTTTAAAAGAAAGAATGCCTCAAGTGGAAGTTTTTTATTATATCCCTCCAAAATTATGGATTTGGGGGAAAAAAAGAATAAAAACTTTGAGATTGGCTGACCATATAATGGTAATATTTCCTTGGGAAGTTGAGTTTTATAAACAATATGGAATAAATGTTATTTATTATGGAAATCCTTTTATAGAAAAATATCCTTTATTAAATAGTGAAAATGGAAATAAAATTTTGTTACTTCCTGGAAGTAGAAAACAAGAGGTAACTTCTTTATTACCTGAAATGCTTAATTTAGTTGAAAAAAATAAAGAAAAAGAATTTATTTTAAAACTTCCTGATAAAAAAACTTTTAAATGGATAAATAGAGATTTAAGTATTTATAAAAATTTAGAAATTTTTCAAGGAAATTTAGAAGATGCTGTAAAAAAATCTCAGGTAGCTATTGCTGCTTCTGGAACAGTAACTTTAGAATTAGCTATTATGGGATTACCTGCAATAGTTGTATATAAACCTAGTTTATTAAATCTTTTAATAGGAAGATATTTATTAAAAATAAAATATATCTCTCTTCCTAATTTAACTGAAAATAAAGAAGTTTATCCAGAACTTATAGGAAATCAGTATAATGAAAAAAATATTTTAGACAAACTTCAATTTATAATGTCTAATAGAGAGAAATATCAAATTGATATAGAAAATATTAGAAAAAAACTTTATGGAAAAGATATAATTAGAAGTTATTCTAAATATATTTTGGAAGGAAAAAATGAATGTTAA
- a CDS encoding ABC transporter ATP-binding protein produces MLKEKLAKIYKSDALGGFIKYSFKYKTWLIGTVSLSIISSAMGAVPAWLSKYLVDDVLISKNGKMMILVGGGIFLTTLIKSLTAYYAETTSVYLSEKIRREIKIDIFRHLEHLPISYFNQNKLGDIMARLSGDSSNLGRIGFLLFDMLREMITVSAFLVRMFQVDVILSLIALVVAPAIFIMVKKYTKKLRNTGKERQDTIGDATAFMQESLAGVQVIKGFNKIDDVITKYENVTDGEMKKIYKAAKIKAKISPLNEVLTALMLVLVAAYGGYSIIYLKTFTPGDLISFLTAAGLMQQPLKRFVRRNSELYEIVPSGDRVMEIFKIEPERDCFIEEPKVFSGEVEKITFENVDFTYPNTETKVLKDVSFQVKKGEVVAFVGSSGSGKTTIVNLLPRFYDIDSGSIKINDVDIREYSLKQYRTHIGMVPQDTFLFSGTIAENISFGKPGISREKIEEAAKMANAYNFIIELEKGFETEVGERGVLLSGGQKQRIAIARALIQDPAIMILDEATSALDTESEKLVQEALDKLMEGRTTFVIAHRLSTIISADKIIVMDKGIIKEVGKHEELLAKKGLYSKLYNIQYNREKELATL; encoded by the coding sequence ATGTTAAAAGAAAAATTAGCAAAGATTTATAAAAGTGATGCTTTGGGTGGCTTTATAAAATATAGTTTTAAATATAAAACATGGCTTATAGGAACAGTAAGTTTATCTATAATATCTTCAGCAATGGGAGCAGTACCAGCTTGGTTATCTAAATATTTAGTAGATGATGTTTTAATTTCAAAAAATGGAAAGATGATGATATTAGTAGGTGGAGGAATTTTTCTAACTACTTTAATAAAATCTTTGACAGCTTATTATGCAGAAACTACATCAGTTTATTTAAGTGAAAAAATAAGAAGAGAGATAAAAATAGATATATTTAGACATTTAGAACATTTACCTATATCTTATTTTAATCAAAATAAGTTAGGGGACATTATGGCTAGACTATCTGGAGATTCTTCAAATTTAGGGAGAATAGGTTTTCTTTTATTTGATATGTTAAGAGAAATGATAACAGTTTCAGCTTTTTTAGTTAGAATGTTTCAAGTGGATGTTATCCTTTCTTTGATAGCTTTAGTAGTAGCTCCAGCTATTTTTATTATGGTAAAAAAATATACTAAAAAACTTAGAAATACAGGTAAAGAAAGACAAGATACAATTGGAGATGCTACAGCTTTTATGCAAGAATCTTTAGCTGGAGTTCAAGTTATAAAAGGTTTTAATAAAATAGATGATGTTATAACGAAATACGAAAATGTAACTGATGGAGAGATGAAAAAGATATATAAAGCAGCTAAAATAAAAGCAAAAATATCTCCATTAAATGAAGTTTTAACAGCTTTAATGTTGGTTTTAGTGGCTGCTTATGGAGGATATTCAATTATATATCTAAAAACTTTTACTCCAGGAGATTTGATTTCTTTTTTAACAGCAGCTGGACTTATGCAACAACCTCTTAAAAGATTTGTAAGAAGAAATAGTGAACTTTATGAAATAGTTCCTTCAGGTGACAGAGTAATGGAAATATTTAAAATAGAACCTGAAAGAGATTGTTTTATAGAAGAACCAAAAGTCTTTAGTGGTGAAGTTGAAAAAATTACTTTTGAAAATGTTGACTTTACATATCCAAATACAGAAACAAAAGTGTTAAAAGATGTAAGTTTCCAAGTAAAAAAAGGAGAAGTAGTAGCCTTTGTAGGAAGTAGTGGAAGTGGAAAAACTACAATAGTTAATTTACTTCCTAGATTCTATGATATAGATAGTGGAAGTATAAAAATAAATGATGTAGATATAAGAGAATACTCTTTAAAACAATATAGAACTCACATAGGAATGGTTCCTCAAGACACATTTTTATTTAGTGGAACAATAGCTGAAAATATTTCTTTTGGAAAACCAGGGATTTCAAGAGAAAAAATTGAAGAAGCTGCTAAAATGGCTAATGCTTATAATTTTATTATAGAATTAGAAAAAGGTTTTGAAACAGAAGTAGGAGAAAGAGGAGTTCTCCTTTCTGGAGGACAAAAACAAAGAATTGCTATTGCAAGAGCTTTAATTCAAGACCCAGCTATAATGATATTAGATGAAGCTACTTCAGCTTTAGATACAGAATCAGAAAAACTTGTACAAGAGGCGTTAGATAAGTTAATGGAAGGAAGAACAACTTTTGTTATAGCTCATAGATTATCTACTATAATATCAGCAGATAAGATAATAGTTATGGATAAAGGGATAATAAAAGAAGTAGGAAAGCATGAAGAATTATTAGCCAAAAAAGGATTGTATTCTAAATTATATAATATTCAATATAATAGAGAAAAAGAATTAGCAACATTATAA
- the rph gene encoding ribonuclease PH, whose protein sequence is MSKILREDGRDVDNIRKIEVVRNYTIHAEGSVLISFGNTKVICTASISDKVPPFLRNTGKGWITAEYSMLPRATEERTQRESAKGKLSGRTMEIQRLIGRALRACVDLDKIGERTITIDCDVIQADGGTRTASITGGYIALAMAIERMVKIGTLSENPLKSKIAAISVGIVNRIPMLDLKYSEDSAAEVDMNVIMNDKGEFVEIQGTGEEATYSRAELNQLLDLAEKGLKELFEIQDKNLVEEFGTVER, encoded by the coding sequence ATGAGTAAAATTTTAAGAGAAGATGGAAGAGATGTAGATAATATTAGAAAAATAGAAGTAGTAAGAAATTATACAATACATGCAGAGGGTTCCGTTCTTATTTCATTTGGAAATACCAAAGTTATATGTACTGCTTCTATATCTGATAAAGTACCTCCATTTTTAAGAAATACAGGAAAAGGATGGATAACTGCTGAATATTCAATGTTACCTAGAGCAACAGAAGAAAGAACACAAAGAGAATCAGCCAAAGGAAAACTTAGTGGAAGAACTATGGAAATTCAAAGATTAATAGGAAGAGCATTGAGAGCTTGTGTTGATTTAGATAAAATAGGAGAAAGAACAATAACAATAGATTGTGATGTTATTCAAGCTGATGGAGGAACAAGAACAGCCTCAATAACAGGAGGATATATTGCTTTAGCTATGGCTATAGAAAGAATGGTAAAAATAGGAACTTTATCAGAAAATCCTTTAAAATCTAAAATAGCAGCTATAAGTGTTGGAATTGTAAATAGAATACCAATGTTAGATTTAAAATATAGTGAAGACTCAGCAGCTGAAGTTGATATGAATGTAATTATGAATGATAAGGGAGAATTTGTAGAAATTCAAGGAACAGGAGAAGAAGCTACTTATAGCAGAGCAGAATTAAATCAATTACTTGATTTAGCTGAAAAAGGTCTTAAAGAGTTATTTGAAATACAAGATAAAAATCTAGTTGAAGAATTTGGTACAGTTGAAAGATAA
- a CDS encoding XTP/dITP diphosphatase, with protein sequence MKIFLATGNKHKIEEIKKIFSREDIEILSIKDGIEIPEVIEDGKTFEENSKKKALEISKFTNMITIADDSGICVEALGGAPGVYSARYSGENATDESNNKKLIENLKGIENRNAKFVCVITLAKPTGETYSFTGEISGEIIDEPRGKFGFGYDPYFYVKEYGKTTAEMEDFKNKISHRARALAKLKENLDNILK encoded by the coding sequence ATGAAAATCTTTTTAGCAACAGGAAATAAACATAAGATAGAAGAAATAAAAAAGATATTTTCAAGAGAAGATATTGAAATTTTATCTATAAAAGATGGAATAGAAATACCTGAAGTAATAGAAGATGGAAAAACTTTTGAAGAAAACTCAAAGAAAAAAGCTTTAGAAATTTCAAAATTTACAAATATGATAACAATAGCTGATGATTCAGGAATATGTGTTGAAGCCTTAGGAGGAGCTCCTGGTGTTTATTCAGCAAGATATTCAGGAGAAAATGCTACTGACGAATCAAATAATAAAAAACTTATTGAAAATTTAAAAGGTATTGAAAATAGAAATGCCAAATTTGTCTGTGTAATAACTTTAGCAAAACCTACTGGAGAAACTTATAGTTTTACTGGAGAAATTTCTGGAGAGATAATAGATGAACCTCGTGGAAAATTTGGTTTTGGTTATGACCCATATTTTTATGTAAAAGAATATGGGAAAACAACAGCTGAAATGGAAGATTTCAAAAATAAAATCAGTCATAGAGCTAGAGCATTAGCAAAACTTAAAGAAAATCTAGATAATATATTAAAATAA
- the hslU gene encoding ATP-dependent protease ATPase subunit HslU — protein sequence MIPSEIVKELDKYIVSQDEAKRNLAISLRNRYRRKNIKDKNMREEITPKNIILMGSTGVGKTELARRLAKITKSPFLKVEATKYTEVGYVGKDVESIIKDIVSLTVKRFTSEKTEELKEKYYDMAVEEVAKKINNLDTLDDNFKFNLIEEIKKGNYDEETIELDKSQYEQGNKSPIIEIMGYSEKGDIGDIIQNVMSMGEGRKGKKSKVKVKEAINLIINKEIEENLDYDEIGREAVKKVENDGIIFIDEIDKIAGTNSVGRGEVSRQGVQRDILPIIEGTTVMTKYGPVRTEHILFIAAGAFSEASFSDLMPELQGRFPLVVSMEDLTKEDFVKILTTVDYNLIEQYRSLLLVDNVEINFTKSAIDKIAEYAYEQNCTVENIGARRLAAVIELILRDIMFEAPYKEFKKINIDKKMVDKIIKNEKEDENLDKYIL from the coding sequence ATGATTCCAAGTGAAATAGTAAAAGAATTGGATAAATATATTGTTTCACAAGATGAGGCAAAGAGAAATTTAGCAATATCATTAAGAAATAGATATAGAAGAAAAAATATAAAAGATAAAAATATGAGAGAAGAAATAACTCCTAAAAATATTATTCTTATGGGTTCAACAGGAGTTGGAAAAACAGAACTTGCTAGAAGATTAGCTAAAATTACAAAATCACCATTTTTAAAAGTTGAAGCTACTAAATATACAGAAGTGGGTTATGTAGGTAAAGATGTAGAAAGTATAATAAAAGATATAGTTTCTCTTACAGTTAAAAGATTTACTTCTGAAAAAACAGAAGAGTTAAAAGAAAAATATTATGATATGGCTGTAGAAGAAGTAGCTAAAAAAATAAATAATTTAGATACTTTAGATGATAATTTTAAATTTAATTTAATAGAAGAAATAAAAAAAGGAAATTATGATGAAGAAACTATTGAATTAGATAAAAGTCAATATGAACAAGGAAATAAATCTCCTATAATAGAAATAATGGGTTATTCAGAAAAAGGTGATATTGGAGATATAATCCAAAATGTAATGAGTATGGGAGAGGGACGAAAAGGAAAAAAATCTAAGGTAAAAGTAAAAGAAGCAATTAATTTAATAATAAATAAAGAAATTGAAGAAAATTTAGATTATGACGAAATAGGAAGAGAAGCAGTAAAAAAAGTAGAAAATGATGGAATTATTTTTATAGATGAAATAGATAAGATAGCTGGAACTAATAGTGTAGGAAGAGGAGAAGTTTCCCGTCAAGGAGTTCAAAGAGATATTCTTCCTATAATTGAGGGAACAACTGTTATGACAAAATATGGTCCTGTAAGAACAGAACATATTTTATTTATAGCTGCTGGAGCTTTTAGTGAAGCAAGTTTTTCAGATTTAATGCCAGAACTACAAGGAAGATTCCCATTAGTTGTATCTATGGAAGATTTAACAAAAGAAGATTTTGTAAAAATTTTAACAACAGTAGATTATAATTTAATTGAACAATATAGAAGTTTGCTTTTAGTTGATAATGTAGAAATAAATTTTACTAAAAGTGCAATAGATAAAATAGCAGAGTATGCATATGAACAAAATTGTACTGTAGAAAATATAGGAGCTAGAAGATTGGCTGCTGTAATAGAGTTGATTTTAAGAGATATAATGTTTGAAGCTCCATATAAAGAATTTAAAAAAATAAATATAGATAAAAAAATGGTTGATAAAATCATAAAAAATGAAAAAGAAGATGAAAATTTAGATAAATATATATTATAG
- the smc gene encoding chromosome segregation protein SMC yields the protein MHLKGIEIYGFKSFGERIKIDFNKGITSIVGPNGSGKSNILDSILWVLGEQSYKNIRAKESKDIIFSGGESKKSANNAEVSLFIDNKDGYFSTDEETLKITRKLYSSGENEYLINDKKARLKDISDMFLDTGIGKSAYSVIGQGKVERIISSSKKEVKEIIEEAAGVKKYQIRKLEAEKKLENVVNEVEKIELILTETGEQRTKIKKQAEKALEFLQIKEERDSLNKGINIFELLKNRENLEKTQEKNQELLESLNKIKNEKDEKEKEIKEVTENIQKIKNEIQLLMDKNENLKKIINDFEKEKAKLLEREEGFKREEKDRRDRIESFKEKLNKNQENHKILLEEKENLKVILEDGEDKVSSLEVQIKELESKKTTLEREVDLKKRQLMDLEVEKLHYENALENSEKRIKGSTVKINNLIKEIEEIDKKILDSNQLFEECKSKKENLEKQIAENDENQLQCEKNISDYSVKINRINDEIRKAEFDFSKNKERYDSIHRFEENNEGFYKGVKEILNLNIKGVEGALISIINIPEKFEKAIEASISGNLQDIVVENSGIAKKCIEILKEKKVGKASFLAMDTIKTFPKKDIPKLDGVIGRGSELISFEAKYQKIIDMVLGNLLIVEDVDTAINISKKNIFSGNIVSLSGEFISGTGRITGGENKVTAISQMFERRKEAKRLEELLKNLSNSIKKNKELYEKLNETLVELENKTQTLDTQNLSLRKEIKNLSEEFENLKSKNERFIKEKRVAISEKEEEEKYLLEYNKRIKESLDTKETIEKNTKETKMYIEIKSKELELLSENIKKLNDEFSDIKIKFLNTKDRNIQIENDIEKNNNEKKELIEEEKIAKEKLETLIKELENIKNTLEKIEKDKMEKDLQFEKESRELLVTNEKEQFFQLKEKELIGIIKDIESKQYKEEEKLKNELEKIEEYQRKISFLEENINSMKEIKEKLVEESIYKSSIDRVKYLSNKLKDFETVNLLAVEEFKELDQKYNFIKTQKDDLETSRSSLLEIIEEISQAIRERFFDAYNNININFNQMCMETIDNSEGSLTLSNEEDFENCGVEIFVKFKNKKRQSLTLLSGGEKSMVAIAFIMAIFMYKPSPFTFLDEIEAALDEKNTKKLINKLKEFTDKSQFILITHNKETMRSSDSIFGVTMNKKIGISKIVPVNL from the coding sequence ATGCATTTAAAAGGAATAGAGATATACGGATTTAAATCTTTTGGTGAAAGAATAAAAATAGATTTTAATAAGGGAATAACATCAATAGTAGGACCTAATGGGTCAGGAAAATCAAATATACTAGACTCTATTCTTTGGGTGCTAGGTGAACAATCATATAAAAATATAAGAGCTAAAGAAAGTAAAGATATAATATTTTCTGGTGGAGAATCTAAAAAAAGTGCAAACAATGCTGAAGTTTCTCTTTTTATAGACAATAAAGATGGATATTTTTCAACTGATGAAGAAACTTTAAAAATAACGAGAAAACTTTATTCTAGTGGGGAAAATGAATATTTAATCAATGATAAAAAAGCTAGACTTAAAGATATTAGTGATATGTTTTTAGATACAGGAATAGGAAAATCAGCATATTCTGTAATAGGTCAGGGTAAAGTAGAGAGAATAATTTCATCTTCTAAAAAAGAAGTAAAAGAAATAATTGAAGAAGCTGCTGGAGTAAAAAAATATCAAATAAGAAAATTAGAAGCTGAGAAAAAGTTAGAAAATGTAGTAAATGAAGTTGAAAAAATAGAACTTATTTTAACAGAAACAGGGGAACAAAGAACAAAAATAAAAAAACAAGCTGAAAAAGCTTTGGAATTTCTTCAAATAAAAGAAGAAAGAGACTCTCTTAATAAAGGAATAAATATTTTTGAACTTTTAAAAAATAGAGAAAATCTTGAAAAAACTCAAGAAAAAAATCAGGAGTTATTAGAATCTCTTAATAAAATAAAAAATGAAAAAGATGAAAAAGAAAAAGAAATTAAAGAGGTTACAGAAAATATTCAAAAAATAAAAAATGAAATTCAATTATTAATGGATAAAAATGAAAATTTAAAAAAAATAATAAATGATTTTGAAAAAGAAAAAGCAAAACTTCTAGAAAGAGAAGAGGGATTTAAAAGAGAAGAAAAAGACAGAAGAGATAGAATAGAATCTTTTAAAGAAAAATTAAATAAAAATCAAGAAAATCATAAAATCCTTTTAGAAGAAAAAGAAAATTTAAAAGTAATTTTAGAAGATGGAGAAGATAAAGTTTCATCTTTAGAAGTTCAAATTAAAGAATTAGAAAGTAAAAAAACAACTTTAGAAAGAGAAGTTGATTTAAAGAAAAGACAATTAATGGATTTAGAAGTTGAAAAGTTACATTATGAGAATGCTCTTGAAAACTCTGAAAAAAGAATAAAGGGAAGTACAGTTAAAATAAATAATCTTATAAAAGAAATAGAAGAAATAGATAAAAAAATATTAGATAGTAATCAATTATTTGAGGAGTGTAAATCTAAAAAAGAAAATTTAGAGAAACAAATTGCTGAAAATGACGAAAATCAACTTCAATGTGAAAAAAATATTTCAGATTATAGTGTAAAAATAAATAGAATAAATGATGAAATTAGAAAAGCTGAATTTGATTTTTCCAAAAATAAAGAGAGATATGATTCCATTCATAGATTTGAAGAGAATAACGAGGGATTTTATAAGGGAGTAAAGGAGATATTAAACTTAAATATAAAAGGTGTAGAGGGAGCTCTTATTTCAATAATAAATATCCCAGAAAAATTTGAAAAAGCAATAGAGGCTTCGATTTCAGGAAATTTACAAGATATTGTTGTAGAAAATAGTGGAATTGCTAAAAAATGTATAGAAATTTTAAAGGAAAAGAAAGTGGGTAAAGCTTCTTTCTTGGCAATGGATACTATAAAAACTTTCCCTAAAAAAGATATTCCAAAATTAGATGGAGTTATTGGAAGAGGTTCTGAATTAATCTCATTTGAGGCTAAATACCAAAAAATTATTGATATGGTATTAGGAAATCTTTTAATAGTAGAAGATGTTGATACTGCAATTAATATTTCAAAGAAAAATATTTTTTCAGGAAATATAGTCAGCCTTTCTGGAGAATTTATAAGTGGAACAGGTAGAATAACAGGTGGAGAAAATAAAGTTACTGCTATTTCTCAAATGTTTGAAAGAAGAAAAGAAGCAAAAAGATTAGAAGAACTTTTAAAAAATTTAAGTAATAGTATCAAAAAGAATAAAGAATTATATGAAAAATTAAATGAAACATTAGTGGAATTAGAAAATAAAACTCAAACTTTAGATACTCAAAATTTAAGTTTAAGGAAAGAGATAAAAAATCTATCAGAAGAATTTGAAAATTTGAAAAGTAAAAATGAAAGATTTATTAAGGAAAAAAGAGTAGCTATTTCTGAAAAAGAAGAGGAAGAGAAATATCTTTTAGAATATAATAAAAGAATAAAAGAATCTTTAGATACTAAAGAAACTATTGAAAAAAATACTAAAGAAACAAAAATGTATATAGAAATAAAATCTAAAGAACTTGAATTGTTATCTGAAAATATTAAAAAATTAAATGATGAATTTTCAGATATAAAGATAAAATTTTTAAATACAAAAGATAGAAATATCCAAATAGAAAATGACATAGAGAAAAATAATAATGAAAAAAAAGAGCTTATTGAGGAAGAAAAAATAGCTAAAGAAAAATTAGAAACTCTAATAAAGGAACTAGAAAATATAAAAAATACTTTAGAAAAAATAGAAAAAGATAAGATGGAAAAAGACTTACAATTTGAAAAAGAAAGTAGGGAATTGTTAGTTACTAATGAAAAAGAGCAATTTTTCCAATTAAAAGAAAAAGAGTTAATAGGAATTATAAAAGATATTGAAAGTAAACAATATAAAGAAGAAGAAAAATTAAAAAATGAATTAGAAAAAATAGAGGAATATCAAAGAAAAATATCTTTTTTAGAAGAAAATATAAATTCTATGAAAGAAATCAAGGAAAAATTAGTAGAAGAAAGTATTTATAAATCTTCTATTGATAGAGTTAAGTACTTAAGTAATAAACTAAAAGATTTTGAAACTGTAAATTTATTGGCTGTAGAAGAATTTAAAGAGTTAGACCAAAAATATAATTTTATAAAAACTCAAAAAGATGATTTAGAAACAAGTAGAAGTTCTCTTCTAGAAATTATAGAAGAAATAAGTCAAGCTATAAGAGAAAGATTTTTTGATGCTTATAATAATATTAATATTAATTTTAATCAAATGTGTATGGAAACCATTGATAATTCTGAGGGAAGTTTAACTCTTTCAAATGAAGAAGATTTTGAAAATTGTGGTGTAGAAATATTTGTAAAATTTAAAAATAAAAAAAGACAATCTCTCACTTTATTGTCAGGTGGTGAAAAATCTATGGTTGCAATAGCTTTTATAATGGCAATATTTATGTATAAACCAAGTCCTTTTACTTTTCTTGATGAGATAGAAGCAGCTCTTGACGAAAAAAATACTAAAAAGCTTATAAATAAACTAAAAGAATTTACTGATAAATCTCAATTTATTTTGATAACACATAATAAAGAAACTATGAGGTCATCAGACAGTATTTTTGGAGTTACAATGAATAAAAAAATAGGAATTTCTAAGATAGTTCCTGTAAATTTATAA
- the lpxK gene encoding tetraacyldisaccharide 4'-kinase, whose amino-acid sequence MKLLAYIYYLITTFRNWLYDKKILKINKVDDVFVICIGNITVGGTGKTPAVQYFAKKLQEEGRNVVVVSRGYRGKRKQDPLIVSDGKKIFVTSKESGDEPYSHATNLKVPVIVGRNRYEAAKLAKETFNADTILLDDGFQHRKFYRNWDIVLVDATNPFGWGALLPKGTLRERFEDGAKRASEFIITKADLVPERDLETIKRFLRMRFGKPVSVAMHGIKSLYDMSGNMKPLFWVKGKRVLLFSGLANPLNFEKTVISLDPSYIERIDFLDHHSFTQKDIDLIERKANEMGASYIITTEKDAVKLPKNIDLKNLFVLKIEFEILENNTLQCLRGEENND is encoded by the coding sequence ATGAAACTGTTAGCATATATATATTATCTTATCACGACCTTTAGAAATTGGCTTTATGATAAGAAAATTTTAAAAATAAATAAAGTAGATGATGTTTTTGTTATTTGTATTGGAAATATAACTGTTGGCGGTACAGGAAAAACTCCAGCAGTACAATATTTTGCTAAAAAACTTCAAGAAGAAGGAAGAAATGTTGTTGTTGTTTCAAGAGGATATAGAGGTAAGAGGAAACAAGACCCTTTAATTGTTTCTGATGGGAAAAAAATATTTGTTACTTCAAAAGAAAGTGGTGATGAGCCATACAGCCATGCAACAAACTTAAAAGTTCCTGTAATAGTTGGAAGGAATAGATATGAAGCAGCAAAATTAGCTAAAGAAACTTTTAATGCTGATACAATTTTATTAGATGATGGTTTCCAACATAGAAAATTTTATAGAAATTGGGATATAGTTTTAGTAGATGCTACCAATCCTTTTGGATGGGGAGCACTACTTCCTAAAGGAACATTAAGAGAAAGATTTGAAGATGGAGCAAAAAGAGCTTCAGAATTTATTATAACAAAAGCAGATTTAGTTCCAGAAAGAGATTTAGAAACAATAAAAAGATTTTTAAGAATGAGATTTGGTAAACCAGTATCAGTTGCTATGCATGGAATAAAATCTTTGTATGATATGTCAGGAAATATGAAACCACTTTTTTGGGTAAAAGGTAAGAGAGTTTTATTATTTTCTGGGCTTGCTAACCCACTTAATTTTGAAAAAACTGTTATTTCGTTAGACCCATCTTATATAGAAAGAATAGATTTTTTAGACCATCATAGTTTTACTCAAAAGGATATAGATTTAATTGAGAGAAAAGCTAATGAAATGGGAGCATCATACATAATAACTACTGAAAAAGATGCTGTTAAATTACCAAAAAATATAGATTTAAAGAATTTATTTGTTTTAAAAATAGAATTTGAAATATTAGAAAATAATACTTTGCAATGTTTGAGAGGAGAAGAAAATAATGACTGA
- the nadD gene encoding nicotinate (nicotinamide) nucleotide adenylyltransferase, whose protein sequence is MRIGIYGGSFDPPHLGHKKVAEFVVKNLNLDKLLIIPVGIASHGKNNLSNSILRYEMCVLNFSDIEKVEISKIELEKDELSYTYRTLENIINIYGKNNEYFEIIGSDSAAYFTKWKNYNSILENSTVVILRRKGYTSEIKSEKIIEFENEYFDVSSTEIKEKLKYNEDCREFLDKKLINFIKENNLYK, encoded by the coding sequence GTGAGAATAGGGATTTATGGAGGAAGTTTTGACCCCCCACATTTAGGACATAAAAAAGTAGCTGAATTTGTAGTAAAAAATCTTAATTTAGATAAACTTTTAATAATACCTGTTGGAATTGCTTCTCATGGAAAGAATAATCTTTCTAATAGTATTTTAAGATATGAAATGTGTGTTTTAAATTTTTCAGATATAGAAAAAGTTGAAATTTCAAAAATAGAATTAGAAAAAGATGAGTTGTCTTATACATATAGAACTTTAGAAAATATTATAAATATTTATGGAAAAAATAATGAATATTTTGAAATAATAGGAAGTGACTCAGCAGCTTATTTTACTAAATGGAAAAATTATAATAGTATTCTAGAAAATTCAACAGTAGTTATATTGAGAAGAAAAGGTTATACAAGCGAGATAAAATCAGAAAAAATTATTGAATTTGAAAATGAATATTTTGATGTATCTTCAACAGAAATAAAAGAAAAATTAAAATATAATGAAGATTGTAGAGAATTTTTAGATAAAAAACTTATTAATTTTATAAAAGAAAATAATTTATATAAATAA